Sequence from the Sphingobacteriaceae bacterium GW460-11-11-14-LB5 genome:
CTGGCCGGAATTAATGCCTTCCAGTGTGCCGATCGTTTATCTGGCCAGTTGGCCACCAAAAGTAAGATGTCGTATTCCTGATCCACATTGCGTAACCAAACCGGAAAGCGTAAATCATAACAAATAGCCAGTCTGATTTTCCAACCCTTCAGTTCGACAATAAGTTTTTCTTTACCTGGACTAAAGTGCTCATCCTCATCACCCATGCCAAACAGGTGGCGTTTGTCGTAATGCTGATTTTTGCCATCTGGCTCCATCCAGATCAGACGGTTAAAATATTGATTGTTTTCTTTTATAATAATGCTTCCCGTAACTACGCAATTGTACTGGTGCGCCATTTTCTGCATCCACTGCATCGTTTTTCCACCCATTTCTTCTGCTAAGGCTTCAGAATTCATGCTAAAACCTGTATTGAACATTTCGGGTAAAACAATAATATCGGTTTTCTCCCTTACACCCATCGATAGTCTAAGTGCCAGATTTAAGAGGTTTTTCTCAATGTTTTCCCAAAAAAGATAGGCCTGAAAGACTGTTACTTTCAGGTTTTCTATTTGAGTATAAACAGGTGCTTCCATTTTTATTTAGTTGGGATGGTTAAACGTTTTTTAATTTCTCGGCCGCTAGGGCAAGTGTGGCGTTTTCTTTAGCAAAGCAGAACCTGATAATTTTATGATCGATTCCTTTTTGGTAAAATGCAGAAACCGGAATGGTGGCCACTCCAAATTCTTTAATCAGTCTCATGCTAAAATCGGTATCCTTTTCATCGCTAATGCTGCTATAGCTTACGCATTGAAAATATGAACCGTTGCAAGGCAAAAGTTTAAAACGGCTTTCGGCCAGGAGGCTTCTGAAATAATCTCTCTTCTGCTGAAAAAAGCTGCCTATTTCAGTATAATTTTTTGGCTCTTTAATGTAATGGGCAATAGCTTGCTGCATGGGACTATTAACGCTGAAAACATTAAATTGGTGTACTTTTCTAAATTCTTTGGTTAATTTCTCCGGAGCTAAACAATAACCGAGCTTCCAGCCTGTAGCGTGCAAAAGCTTCCCAAAGGAGGCTATAATGAAGCTTCGTTGTTTTAATTCAGGGTAGAGCATTACACTTTGGTGTTTTTGTTCATCATAAATTAAATGTTCGTAAACTTCGTCGCTCAAGATTAAAATATCGGTACCACTGATGAGCTTAATCAGCGATTTCATATCATCTGACGATAAAATACTACCCGTTGGATTTTGTGGTGTATTTAAGATAATCATTCTGGTTTTGGCCGTAAATAACTTTTTAACCATATCCCAGTCAATAGCATAGTTTGGCGGGGCAAGTTCATAGGTTTTAACCAGACCGCCTAATAGTTTAATGGTAGGTGCGTAGCTATCGTAAGCCGGTTCGAAAATAATAACTTCATCACCTGCATTTATAATGGACGCCAATGCGGTAAAAATCGCTTGCGTTCCACCTGCTGTAACCGTAATTTCGGTTTCGGGATTGTATTTGATGTTGTATAGGTTTTCAACTTTCTCTGCGATGGTTTCTTTTAAAAAAGTAGAACCAGGCATAGGGGCATATTGATTAAAACCATCCTGCATGGCTTTATTGACCAATTCAACTAGTTTTGGATCGCAGGCATAGTCAGGAAATCCCTGAGAAAGATTAATGGCATTGTGTTCTGCTGCAAGTTTACTCATCACCGAAAAAATGGTGGTACTTACGCCAGGGAGTTTAGATTGTATATTAAGCATCTTATAAGCGAAAATAGGAAAAAAAAGCTTAAAGCGTAAAAAGCGATGCTAAATGCCCGGTTACTGAACCCCATGATAGCAATTGTGCCCGATTAAAACTTTTTCGGCCCCATTAAACCCTTGCGCTAAATTAACGTCATAAACAACGCAATACCAGGGTGGCTGTGCACGGATTTTAGGCCAAGAAATTTGTATTATTTCAAATATATTTCTTCTTATTTAAAATTATTCCAGATAAAGCCCTTTCTTTGCATTTTAAAATCTCAATTATCCATTAAATATGAAGTTTAAACACTTAACCGCTGCCTTTTTATTGGTAATAAGTGCCTCTGCATTTGTTAGCCCGAAAAAAGCTTTAAGAACATTTGTTTCCAACTACGAAAATGTATTGGGCACATCTTTAGAATTAAAATTTAAAACAGTTAGCCAGGCTGATGCAGATTTAGCCGAAGCATGTGCATTAAACGAAATAGATAGGCTTGATGATATTTTAAGTGCTTATAAAGCAAACAGCGAGTTTAGCAGATGGATGAATAATGGTAAACAAACCACCAAGGTTTCAACAGATTTGTTTGAGGTTTTAAAGCAGTTCGAAAATTATAAAGTGTTAACCAATGGTGCCCTTGATGCATCAGCTAAAGTTATTGGTGATGTTTGGAAAAAGGCAGCTGCCGAAGGCCGTTTACCATCTGCCACAACATTACAAAATGCAGTCGCTTTGGTGAAACAAAAACATTATGTGCTCAATGAGCAGGATAAAACGGTTACACGTTTGGATGATGTGCCATTAGCTTTAAATTCTTTTGCAAAAAGTTATATCATTAATAAAGCGGCTGAGAAGGCTGTTCAAAGCCCTGGAATTGAAAACGTAGTCGTAAATATTGGTGGCGATATGGTAATTAAAGGAAATCAGCCCGAAGCTATTGAAATAGCCAATCCTAAAGCTGATGCCGAAAACGATGTAGCGCTAACGACGATTAAAGTATCAAACAAGGCTGTGGCTACCAGCGGTAATTACCGCAGAGGTTTTAATGTAAATGGAAAATGGTATTCGCATATTGTTGATCCACGTACCGGAAATCCTGTTTCTGAAATAATCAGCGCAACGGTTATCGCCTCAGATGCCAGCGAAGCCGGTGCTTTAGCGACTTCTTTTAATGTACTTTCTCTTGCCGAGATTAAAGCAATGACTGCGACCAGAAATGATATCGCATACCTGTTGATTACTAAAGAAGGTAAAGAAATTAAAAGCAAAGAGTGGGCTAACTACGAGTTTGCTTTAAATAAGCCTGCTGCTGTTTTAGAAAAAGTAAATAAAGCTGATAAACTTTGGAATACTAAATATGAGTTAGTGGTAAACTTAGAAATTGCCAATATAGAATCTACAGATGGTAAACGTGTTCGTCGTCCCTTTGTGGCTGTATGGATTGAAGATGCGGCTAAAACACCTGTACGTAATCTTGCCATTTGGTATAATAAACCACGTTGGCTGCCAGATTTAAAATCATGGAACCGTGCCAATGGCGAAGAGTTTAAAAAAGGAGCAGAGGGGAAACTGAGTTCAACGAGCTCGGCTACACGTGGCCCAGGTAAGTATAGCTTATCATGGGATGGAAAAGACGATAACGGTAAGTTGGTAAAAGCAGGTACTTACACCGTTTTTATTGAAGTGGCCCGTGAACATGGAACTTACCAGGTAATTGCGCAAGAAATGAAATTTACCGGCACTGCAAAAAAAATAGAATTAACGCCAAATACAGAACTAACATCAGCATCCCTTGACTACAGAAAAATCGGAACCGCAAAAAAATAAGATCACGGTTGCACCTAGCGGCCTGGGGAAAAAGCAGGTTAAAAAAGATAGCGGGAAGGGCAAGGGTAAAAAACGTTTAGCTGGTTTATCACGCTGGCTGCATATTTACTTATCGATGGTGAGTTTTACGATCCTGTTGTTCTTCGCTGTATCGGGCCTGACTTTGAACCATGCAGATTGGTTTACTTCAGGCAAGGAAGTGGTTAAAAAGGATTCCGGATCAGTAAACTTAAAATGGGTAAACCAACCTGATACCAATAAAATTAACAAGTTACAGATTGTTGAGTTTTTTAGGAATAAACATGCGGTGAAAGGCGCATTAAGTGATTTTAGGATGGATGACAGAGAACTGAGCCTTACCTTTAATGGCCCGGGTTACCTGGCTGATTCCTTTATCGACCGCGAAACCGGTAAATACGAATTAACTACAACCAGGTTTGGCGCTGTGGCCGTGATTAATGATTTGCACAAAGGCAGGGATTCGGGTAAAGCCTGGTCGTGGATTATCGATATTTCGGCAGTACTGATGACCCTGGTGTCTATCTCCGGAATTATCTTAATCTGTTTCATCAAAAAGAAACGACTAAGCGGTTTTATCATCGCAGCAGTAGGTACGATTATTTGCTATTTAATTTACAAGTTATTTGTACCATAGCTTAATCACAAAGACACTGAGGGCATTCAGATTATTTCTATATGTCCCTGGTGTCTTTGTATATGATATTTAATGCGCTATAACTGCCGAATCAGATGATGCATCCACTTCAGTGGTGATGAACCTTCTGCCGATTAACAAGCAGCATAAAGCGATAAATGCAGCTGCTGTCATTACCAATGGCATAGGCACAACCGAGTGTTCGCTAAATAAGCTTACCATTACCGAGGCCAGAGCGCCTAATCCCATTTGCAAGGCACCCATTAAAGCCGATGCACTACCCGCATTTTTGGTGAATGGCGCGAGCGACAAAGCAGCAGCATTTGGATTAATTAAACCTAAGCAAGCCAGAAATAAAGCAATAAAACCGATTGTTGAGTATAAATTTAACCAGTTATTTAAAGCAAATACCAAAAATATTAAACTGAAAATACATTGTGCAATAAGTGCATAGGTGACAATGTTTTTGCTGCTAAACCATTTCAATATCAGGCTGTTTACCTGGCTCGAACCAATAAACGATACCGATAACAGGGCAAATATCCATCCATAACCAGTTTTACTCACTTCATATATTTTCATAAATACCTGAGGCGACGAAGATACATAGGCGAATAATCCCGAAAAGGTTATTGAACTAATTAAAGCATAGGTATAAAATTGAGGCTCTTTTAAAACCGTGAAGAAATTGGTTAAAATTGGCTTTGGTTTTAAAGAGTAATTCGGATCTGGCTTATAACTCTCCGGCAGTTTGAAAATTGTAGCGAGAAGCATTAAAACGGCCATCAAGCCTAAAAATACAAACACGTATTTCCAGCCTAAGGCCGAAATTAAGTAACCACCTGCAGTTGGGGCAAGCATCGGTGAAACCGCGATTACCAGCATTAGGGAGGCAAATACTTTCGGGCTTTCTTCTACAGAAAACAGATCACGAACCATAGCAACCGAGGCTACAGCCGTAGCACAACTTCCAATGGCTTGTACAAAACGTAAAACAATTAACTGGTTCACATCAGTTACGGCCAAACAAAGAAAAGAGGAAAGGATATAAAGTGCCAAACCAAAATATAGCGGTTTTTTTCTCCCAAATTTATCCAATAGCGGACCATACAATAACTGGCCGGCAGAAATCCCGATAAAAAAACTCGATAATGATAGGGCTACAGTAGATTCATTACTGCTTAAATCCTTTGCAATATCAACAAAACCAGGCAGGTACATGTCGATAGAGAAGGGGCCAAGAGCAGCCAATGAACCTAAAATGAGGATGAGGTAGAAATGTTGTTTTTTAGCCATGAAGATAACCAGATTTTGATGGCGCAAAGATTGGGAGATTTAAGTTGTTAACCTATTTTTACGGTCGAACGATTGTAAAAATTATATTTTTATTGCCCATCATTTAAAGCTACCCGTAAAAACCTGCCTGCGTAATCTTTGTGTTATCTATGTTAAAAATATGATGATCGCTATGCTAAATCTGCTATTTATTTATAGATTTATAGTCTATGACTTTTAAGACCAAAGAAAGCCGTTTACTACTCATTCTGGGTAGCTTTTTTGTAGCCAACGCTATATTATCAGAGTTTATCGGAGTTAAATTATTCAGTGTTGAAGAAACGCTGGGCTTTAAAAAGTTCGATATCAATTTACTCGGTGTGCCGCATTTATCCTTTGTAATGTCGGCAGGAGTATTAACCTGGCCAATTATTTTCATCATGACGGATATCATCAATGAATATTTTGGTGTTAAACAAGTTCGGTTTTTATCCATTCTTACGGCCATATTAATTTCATTTGCCTTTATTGTCGTGTGGGGATCCATGCATTTAACTGCCGCCGATTTTTGGGTGCATCAAAACATAAATGGAGAAGACCTCAATATGAATAACGCATTTGCCGGCATATTCGGGCAAGGGATGTGGATCATTGTAGGATCGATTACGGCCTTCATCATCGGACAAATGGTGGATGTGTTGATATTCCATAAAATTAAAAGAATAACAGGGGAGCGGGCACTTTGGTTGCGTGCCACGGGCTCTACTTTAGTCTCTCAGTTTATTGACAGTTTTGTGGTTATATTTATTGCATTTTATATCAACCCGCAGTATCATTACAGCTGGCAACAGGTATTTGCTATTGGCCTGGTAGGCTATACATATAAATTTGTTGTGGCCATTTTAATGACGCCTATTTTATATATCGTACATGCGATTATAGATGGTTACTTAGGAAAAGACCTCGCTCATAAGCTGATTAAAATGGCTGGTAGGGGATAAATATTTAAAACAATAACCAATATACATCCGATTTATGAGAAACATTTTAATGCTACTGGCAGTAGTTGGACTATTGTCCTGTTCTACTAAAAATGAAAAGAAGAAAGATTCAGCTCTTGATATTCAGGGTACCTGGCAGCTATTATCGGCTACAACCATCGAAAACGGAACCAGCCAGACAACAGATTATTCGGGCAAGCTGAAAATGATCAAAATGTTTAACAACACTCATTTTGCATTTTTAAAACATAGCCTTAATCCTAAAGATACAAGCAGTTTTGATGCCGGTGGTGGAAGTTTTGTATTAGACAAAGACGATTATACCGAGCATTTGGAATATTACAAAAACAAAGATTGGGAAGGCAAGACTTTTAAATTTAAACTTGCCATTAATAAAGATACTTTGATTCAGAAAGGTGTTGAAAAGGTAGAGAAAGCTGGCGTCGACCGGGTAATTATCGAAAAATATATTAAGGTAAAGTAATGAAACGCAAAAGGTCGGACTCGCTCCGACCTTTGTACTTAACAACAAAACAAATAAAAAAATTAACCTTAAAAATAAATTATAGGCTTGCCAATTCCTGGGCAAAAACATTTTCACTCAATTGCTCTTGTTTGTAAATCTGTCTGCCGGTGTAGGCAACAAAAACAGATTCATCTAAAAGCAAGTCGCGGTTTTTAATTAAACTTTCCAGCTTAACCGTTCCAACCACATATTTATAACTGCTTGCAGCATAACGTTCGCTGATATTGTCAAATTCCAATAGGGTAATCAGATCCTCATCAGCATAACGCAGGTAGATTTCTAACAGAATATCCTCCGTATGTTTTACGCCGTTTTCTGAGTGGTATTTTTTATACTCGTAACGGTAATCGTAACGCAAGGCGGCAATATCAGATAGTACAGCAGCACCAGTAGGGTGGCCGCCCGCACCTTTACCATAGAAAAACTGTTTATCAGCAAAAGCCGCCTGAACAGCAACTGCATTGTATTCGTTTTCTACGTTGTAAAGGAAATCATCCTTAGCTACCAGTTTAGGTAGTACATAAGTCACAATGTCTTTTGTATTCACTTTACGTGCAGTAGGAACCAGCTTAATTTTAAAGTTTTTCTCACGCGCATATTTAATGTCGTGGTTAGAAAGGTTCTGTATACCAATGTTTAAAATGGCATCAGGATTTACAAACAAACCATAGGCATGTGCTGTAGCAATGGCCAGTTTATATTTTGGATCATAACCGCCCACATCTAAAATCGGATCGGTTTCTGCGAACCCTAAATCCTGTGCTTCCTTTAAAGCCGAATCGTAACTTTGGTTTTCGTTAAATATTTTCGATAAGATGTAATTAGATGAGCCATTGAAAATCCCACTCAAAGCATGGAATAATTCATTATCATAGTATTCTTCTAAATTTCGAATGATTGGAATACTACCACAAACAGCGCCTTCATACAGTAATGAAGTACCAAGCTCTTGTTGTAAATCTACCAGCTCTTTCAAATGCGTGGCGATCATTTTTTTATTGGCAGATACTACATTTTTACCATTTTTTAATGCGGTAGTTACGATTTCATAAGCCGCATCTGCATCATTAATTAATTCTACAATCGTATTGATCTCTGTATTATTCAGTATTTCGTTGCGATCAGTGGTAAACAGATCCTTATTAAGGGTACGCTTCTTTCTTGGGTCTTTTATCGCGATTTTAATGATCTCCAGGTTCAGGTTCTGGCTTTGGATGATATCCAATAAACCTTGCCCTACAACGCCGAAACCAAATAAACCGATTTTTAAATTCTTACTCATTATTTTAGACTTGATTATACAGATAGCGGGAATACACCGATTAACTGCATGTTATATTATTTTTTGTTTTTTATTGCGCAAATTTTAGCGGCTCTCGTTGTTTTCGCCCTAAACCCTAAACCCTAAACCCTAAACCTTCTACCTCCCTAAGCCGTATGCTGTAATTTGATAATTTTTTTATTCCTGCTTTCCTTAATAAAGTTTCCGATGACGTTAGTCAGGGCATCTGTTTCGATCAAAAATCCATCATGACCATAATCCGAATGCAAGGCACTAAACTCTGCTCCAGGGATATGATCGGCCAGGTATTTTTGCTCTGACAGTGGAAATAACACATCGTTTTCAATACCAATGACTAATGTATTTGCCGTAATTAGTTTTAATGCATCGGCGATACTTTTACGGTTGCGGCCCACATTATGACTATCCATTGCTTTGGTTAAATAATAATAACTATAAGCATTAAAGCGGTTGATCAGTTTTTCTCCCTGATAATTCTGGTAAGAAGACGACCTGAAATTATCTGTCTTATCGTTTACACTTTCTACCTGTGTACTGCCATAAGCACTGTATGTTCTATAACTTAAAAGTGCAATGCTACGGGCAGTTTTTAAACCCTTGCTGCCACCGTTAGGTTGGTTGGCATAAAAAGTTCTGTCGGTAGTAATGGCTAAACGCTGACTTTCGTTAAAAGCAATTCCCCACGGAGAATGTGCTGCATTGGTGGCAATCAAAATCAGGTTTTCGATTTTATTCGGTTCGGAAATACTCCACTCCACAGCTTGCTGACCACCTAACGAACCACCGATTAATAATTTAATATAATCAATACCTAAATGCGATGCCAATAACTGGTGTGCCGATACTAAATCGCGGATGGTAAACTGAGGAAATGAAAGGTAATACGGTAAGCCCGTTACCGGATTGGTACTTAATGGGTTCGAGCTACCATAATGCGAACCTAAAACATTGGCACAAACGATATAATGCTCTTCCGGATTGAACAATGAGTTTTGACCGAATAAACCTTCCCACCATTCAAAAACATCAGCATTGGCGGTAAGTGCATGGCAAACCCAAATCACATTATCTTTATTTGCATTTAATTTGCCATAAGTTTGATAAGCAATCTGCAGGTTACGGATTTTTTTTCCGCTCTCTAATTTGAACTGTTTATTATAGTGATATGTTGATGTTGTACTCATTGTTTTGTTGTATTCGGAATATTAACGGTTAGGCTTGTAAATGCGCTGTTGGAGCGGTAGCTTTAATGGTGGCAAACGCTTGTTCGAAATCGGCTTTAATATCATCAATATGCTCAATGCCGACTGAAACCCTTAAGGCATTTGGTTTAACACCCGCTGCCAATTGTTCTGTTTCGCTTAATTGCTGGTGTGTTGTGGCTGAAGGCTGAATGATCAGTGTTTTTGCATCACCTACATTGGCCAGATGCGATACCAGTTTTAAGTTATCAACTACCTGTGTTGCGTTTTCTTTGCTTCCAGTCAACTCGAACGATAATACTGCACCAAAACCATTGCTTAAATATTTTTTAGCCAGGTTGTTGTATTTGCTGCTGGCCAAACCAGGATATTGAACTTCTTTAACCAATGGATGGTTTTCTAACCAGGTGGCTAATTCTAATGCATTATCTACATGGCGCTGAACGCGGAGCGATAAAGTTTCTAATCCTTGTAATAAAAGAAAAGAATTGAAAGGGGATAAGGCCGGTCCAAGATCTCTTAATCCTTCTACACGGGCCCGGATAATAAACTGGATATTGCCAAATGGTCCGCCGATGCCAAAAACATCGCTAAAAACCAAGCCATGATAACCTTCCGAAGGCTCAGAGAATTGCGGGAATTTTCCATTGCCCCAGTTGTAATTTCCACCATCAACGATTACACCGCCAATACTGGTTCCGTGGCCACCAATCCATTTCGTTGCCGATTCGACCACGATATTGGCGCCATGCTCTAAGGGTTTAAACAAATAACCACCTGCGCCGAAAGTATTATCGACCACTAATGGCAGATCATATTTTTTTGCAATGGCCGCAATTTTTTCGAAATCAGGAACACTAAATGCCGGATTGCCAATGGTTTCTAAAAAGATTGCTTTGGTTTTATCGGTGATTTTGTTTTCAAATTCTTCAGGCACATCAGGATTAGCAAAATCGACATGTATACCCAAACGTTTAAAAGCAACTTTAAACTGATTATAAGTTCCACCGTAAATGTGAGATGAAGAAACGATACTGTCGCCAGCTTCTAATATGTTGTTTAAGGCTATAAATTGAGCGGCTTGTCCTGAGGCCACGGCCAAAGCAGCTACACCACCTTCTAAAGCTGCAATACGTTTTTCGAAAACATCGTTGGTTGGATTCATGATCCGGGTATAGATATTTCCAAACTCTTTTAAAGCAAATAAATTAGCCCCATGTTCGGCATTTTTAAAGCCATAAGAAGTGGTTTGATAAATAGGAACCGCTCTTGATCCAGTTGTAGGATCTATTTCCTGACCAGCGTGTAATTGTAAAGTTTCAAATTTATATGATGTTGACATAATTTCTATTTTTTTTTTGGTGTGATTAGATAGGTGGAAATTAGGGTAATCCTAAAACCTAACAGGGCGTATCCCGATTTCGCGGGACCTTCCAATTTGAAAGAAACAAAAAAGGAAGATTTTTAAATTACTGTATGCAACAGCACATACAAGTAATCGCACGCATCTCGCAACAAATAAAAGAAATAGAAGTCCGTTCTACCTTTTTAAGGTTAGCACTGGGTTCGCTTAGCGATTGAAGATTTAATGTTTTCATCAGTTCTAATTTATATCTCCAAATAACACCATGTTATCCGGTCAGGAATTGGCACCTTCTCTTTCTGAGGGTTGCCAGTGGGTCATCGAGCCAGTCTCTCGCCACTTCTTTATAAATCAACCTGTGAAGATTGACTTTTATTTAGCTTTCTGCCAAATAATATTCCAAATGTCTGAATTTAATTTTAATCCACAAAATAAAATTTCGAAATTACATTAACGCACTGAAAATGAATGGTGTATTTTTATGGTGTGATGACAATGCGAAACTTTTAATAAGAAATTAACGCTTAAAATTCTAAGTTTGTGTTACCTATCTAAATTTAATCATGATGAAAAATACAAAAGCCCTATGTTTAGGCCTGCTCTTTACTGTAATAGGTTTAAGCAGCGCAAACGCCCAATTCGGAGGTTTAAAAGACAAACTGTTAAAAGTAGGCACTGCTCAGGGTGCCAAAGCCTTAGGGGTAGATAAGTTTTTAAAACAGCCCGCTGCCATTACCACCAGCTTTGAAGATGTAAACAGAGAAGGCGAAAAGCTACCTGATTTTATTAATTCATTAAATTTAAAAGCCCAGCCATTATATTTATTGCCTAAAAACCCAGACGGTGGTTTTGTACTTTGCGAAGGTTTATACGAAATGAACAATAAAAGTTATTGTTTAAAAGCCGGAACTTTTGCACCATCAAAAGGCGATGGTTATATGTTTGCACCAGTTTTAGGTCCGAAGGAAGAAATTGTGGTTTCCATACTGAAAAGCGCAGAAAAACATCCTGATGTAGACCAACATGATATTCAGGCTTTACTCTGGACGATCATTGCCAGAACAAAATTTGCCGATTTTAATGGACAGGTTAAGGTAACTGCCATTAAATTATTAACACCAAAACAACTTACCCAATTAGAAGGTGGTGCATTAGGCATTTTACCTTTCGATGTAATGGAAAAAGCCAAAGATCAATTGCCAGCAGGTGTGAGGGCCGTTTTTGAAGCAGAAAATAATATCCGCCAGCTAGTTGCTTCTGGAAATTATACCTATGCAGACATGGAAAAATATGCCATTATAGCGGGGATGGCGCCACCAAGAAGCGATGTACCAAGTGGTATCTGGACCAAACACCCAGACGGTTATTATGTGCGTTATTTCCCTTCGGGTTATTCGATTACCAGGGTGCAGGTTTACGTACC
This genomic interval carries:
- a CDS encoding amidohydrolase; this encodes MENLKVTVFQAYLFWENIEKNLLNLALRLSMGVREKTDIIVLPEMFNTGFSMNSEALAEEMGGKTMQWMQKMAHQYNCVVTGSIIIKENNQYFNRLIWMEPDGKNQHYDKRHLFGMGDEDEHFSPGKEKLIVELKGWKIRLAICYDLRFPVWLRNVDQEYDILLLVANWPDKRSAHWKALIPARAIENQSYVIAVNRVGHDGNQIYHSGLSMCLDPYGNTVYYKPEDEDLYTFSINYEELVKVRRQFPFLKDADRFTIS
- a CDS encoding methionine aminotransferase — encoded protein: MLNIQSKLPGVSTTIFSVMSKLAAEHNAINLSQGFPDYACDPKLVELVNKAMQDGFNQYAPMPGSTFLKETIAEKVENLYNIKYNPETEITVTAGGTQAIFTALASIINAGDEVIIFEPAYDSYAPTIKLLGGLVKTYELAPPNYAIDWDMVKKLFTAKTRMIILNTPQNPTGSILSSDDMKSLIKLISGTDILILSDEVYEHLIYDEQKHQSVMLYPELKQRSFIIASFGKLLHATGWKLGYCLAPEKLTKEFRKVHQFNVFSVNSPMQQAIAHYIKEPKNYTEIGSFFQQKRDYFRSLLAESRFKLLPCNGSYFQCVSYSSISDEKDTDFSMRLIKEFGVATIPVSAFYQKGIDHKIIRFCFAKENATLALAAEKLKNV
- a CDS encoding peptidase, with the protein product MTTEKSEPQKNKITVAPSGLGKKQVKKDSGKGKGKKRLAGLSRWLHIYLSMVSFTILLFFAVSGLTLNHADWFTSGKEVVKKDSGSVNLKWVNQPDTNKINKLQIVEFFRNKHAVKGALSDFRMDDRELSLTFNGPGYLADSFIDRETGKYELTTTRFGAVAVINDLHKGRDSGKAWSWIIDISAVLMTLVSISGIILICFIKKKRLSGFIIAAVGTIICYLIYKLFVP
- a CDS encoding Bcr/CflA family drug resistance efflux transporter — its product is MAKKQHFYLILILGSLAALGPFSIDMYLPGFVDIAKDLSSNESTVALSLSSFFIGISAGQLLYGPLLDKFGRKKPLYFGLALYILSSFLCLAVTDVNQLIVLRFVQAIGSCATAVASVAMVRDLFSVEESPKVFASLMLVIAVSPMLAPTAGGYLISALGWKYVFVFLGLMAVLMLLATIFKLPESYKPDPNYSLKPKPILTNFFTVLKEPQFYTYALISSITFSGLFAYVSSSPQVFMKIYEVSKTGYGWIFALLSVSFIGSSQVNSLILKWFSSKNIVTYALIAQCIFSLIFLVFALNNWLNLYSTIGFIALFLACLGLINPNAAALSLAPFTKNAGSASALMGALQMGLGALASVMVSLFSEHSVVPMPLVMTAAAFIALCCLLIGRRFITTEVDASSDSAVIAH
- a CDS encoding homoserine dehydrogenase codes for the protein MSKNLKIGLFGFGVVGQGLLDIIQSQNLNLEIIKIAIKDPRKKRTLNKDLFTTDRNEILNNTEINTIVELINDADAAYEIVTTALKNGKNVVSANKKMIATHLKELVDLQQELGTSLLYEGAVCGSIPIIRNLEEYYDNELFHALSGIFNGSSNYILSKIFNENQSYDSALKEAQDLGFAETDPILDVGGYDPKYKLAIATAHAYGLFVNPDAILNIGIQNLSNHDIKYAREKNFKIKLVPTARKVNTKDIVTYVLPKLVAKDDFLYNVENEYNAVAVQAAFADKQFFYGKGAGGHPTGAAVLSDIAALRYDYRYEYKKYHSENGVKHTEDILLEIYLRYADEDLITLLEFDNISERYAASSYKYVVGTVKLESLIKNRDLLLDESVFVAYTGRQIYKQEQLSENVFAQELASL
- a CDS encoding homoserine O-acetyltransferase translates to MSTTSTYHYNKQFKLESGKKIRNLQIAYQTYGKLNANKDNVIWVCHALTANADVFEWWEGLFGQNSLFNPEEHYIVCANVLGSHYGSSNPLSTNPVTGLPYYLSFPQFTIRDLVSAHQLLASHLGIDYIKLLIGGSLGGQQAVEWSISEPNKIENLILIATNAAHSPWGIAFNESQRLAITTDRTFYANQPNGGSKGLKTARSIALLSYRTYSAYGSTQVESVNDKTDNFRSSSYQNYQGEKLINRFNAYSYYYLTKAMDSHNVGRNRKSIADALKLITANTLVIGIENDVLFPLSEQKYLADHIPGAEFSALHSDYGHDGFLIETDALTNVIGNFIKESRNKKIIKLQHTA
- a CDS encoding O-acetylhomoserine aminocarboxypropyltransferase (catalyzes the formation of L-methionine and acetate from O-acetyl-L-homoserine and methanethiol) — protein: MSTSYKFETLQLHAGQEIDPTTGSRAVPIYQTTSYGFKNAEHGANLFALKEFGNIYTRIMNPTNDVFEKRIAALEGGVAALAVASGQAAQFIALNNILEAGDSIVSSSHIYGGTYNQFKVAFKRLGIHVDFANPDVPEEFENKITDKTKAIFLETIGNPAFSVPDFEKIAAIAKKYDLPLVVDNTFGAGGYLFKPLEHGANIVVESATKWIGGHGTSIGGVIVDGGNYNWGNGKFPQFSEPSEGYHGLVFSDVFGIGGPFGNIQFIIRARVEGLRDLGPALSPFNSFLLLQGLETLSLRVQRHVDNALELATWLENHPLVKEVQYPGLASSKYNNLAKKYLSNGFGAVLSFELTGSKENATQVVDNLKLVSHLANVGDAKTLIIQPSATTHQQLSETEQLAAGVKPNALRVSVGIEHIDDIKADFEQAFATIKATAPTAHLQA